The genomic region GGCCGGCACCGGCCTGGATGACATGGCCCATGAAGACCTCGTCAACGCGCTCAGGGGGGATCGCGGCCCGTTCGACCGCCGCACGGATGGCGACGGCTCCGAGCTGGGTGGCAGGTACGGTCGAGAGGCCGCCGCCGAACTTGCCGATCGGTGTCCTTGCGGCGGACAGGATGAAGACCTCGTTCATGCTGAAATGGTACCGCCGCAGGCTCGGATCGGCGCGGGACTACTCCTTCTCGTCCTCGCCGAAGAGGTGCGCCACCTTGTCCTCCCACTTGGCGACGACCACCCGTGTCTTGATCTTGAGCGACGGGGTGAGCTCGCCCTCCTCCTCGGAGAGCAGGCGCGGCAGCAGCGCCACACGACGCGGACGCTCGTAGATGGCAAAGCCGTCGAGCTTGGCCTTCACCTCGCCCTCCATCAGCTTCTGAACCGCCTTCTCGCCAACCAGCTGTTCGGGGGGTATCTCGGCCATGCCGTTGGCCGCTGCCCACGTCCCGAGCTGGTCGAAGTCGGGCACCAGCAGCACGCCGGTGTACGGCTGGTTGTCGCCCAGGATCAGCGCCTGCGCGATGTAGCGGCTGGTCAGGATCGCGATCTCCATCGGCGCCGGAGCCACGTTCTTGCCGTTGCCCAGCACGATGATGTTCTTGAGCCGGTCGGTGATCAGGACCCGCCCTTCGGAGTCGAGCTCGCCGATATCCCCGGTGTGGAACCAGCCATCGGCGTCGATGACGCGGGCAGTCTCCTCGGGCTGATTGTGGTAGCCCTTCATGACCTGGGGTCCCCTGGCCAGGATCTCGCCCGTGCCCGGGTCGATCCGGATCTGCGTCTCAGCGACCGGGCGACCGACAGTTCCGAACTTGAAGTCGCCGGGTCGGTTGATGGTCAGCAACGGAGCGGTCTCGGTCAGCCCGTACCCCTCCAGGATGAGCATTCCCATGGCGTAGAAGAACTCGCCGATCTCCTGCGACAGCGGGGCGCCGCCCGACACGAAGTAGCGAACGCGACCGCCGGTGCGCGCCGTGATCTTGTGGAAGACGAGCCGATCCGCGACCTTCAGCTGCAATCGCAGCCACGCCGAGTTCGGCCGGCCGGCGAGGTGGTTGGCGTACTTGGCGCGCCCCAGCCCCAGCGCCCAGCCGAAGATTCGCTGGCGCAGGGCCGGCCCGGCCTCCACCGTCGACAGGACCCGCGCGTAGAGGCGCTCGTAGAGGCGCGGTACGGCGACCATCACGGTCGGACGCACCTCAGCCATGTTGGCCGCCAGCCGCTCGATGGCGGGCTCGGCGTAGGCGATCGTGCAGCCGCGGCCCAGCGGCACGATCTGACCGGCCGCGCGCTCGGTCATGTGCGAGAGGGGCAGGAAGGAGAGGAACAGGTCGTTCTCGTTGAAGTCGACCGCCTGCACCCCGCCCTCGAAGTTGTGCAGGATGTTGCCGTGGGTGAGCACGACGCCCTTGGGGTTGGCGGTCGTCCCCGAGGTGTGGACGATCGTCGCCACCTTGTCACGGCCGTATCCGCGCCAGGTCTCCGACCACTCCCGGATCTCGCCCACATCGGCCGTGGCCAGGTCGAAGATGTCGTCGAAGCTGATCGCCCCGGCGGGGAGCCGGCCGCGGTCGTCGATCACGACCACGTGCTCGAGCGTCGGGCACTGCGCCCGCACCTGGTCGATCTTGGCAGCCTGCTGCAGGTTCTCCACGAAGATCAGGCGGGCCTCGACGTTGTTGATCACGAATGCGGCCTGGTTCGGCTCGACCGAGGGGTAGATCGGGCAGGTCACCGCGCCGAGCGAGAGGGAGCCCAGGTCGGCCGCCAGCCAGGCAGGGCGGGTGCGGCTCATGATGCAGACCCGATCGCCGTCGCGGATGCCGAGGTGCTTCAGGCCAAGCGCCACCTGCGTGATCCAGTCCCACGTCTGGCGATAGGTGGTGCTCGTCCACTCTACCGCCTCCTCCTCCGGCGGCCCTCCGACCTGTCGCTTCGTCTTGGGCAGCTTCCAGCGCAGCGCCTCCTTTTCCGGGTTGCGCATCATCGAGTTGTGGACCAACGACACGAGGCTGTCGGCGCGCAGCTCAGCCGGGATGTCGAGCGGCTCGATCTCGGTCTGCATCAGGCGCCGCGCGGGGGCGTCCACCATCTCATCGGTTGCCGTGGTCGTCATCGGTCGGACCTCCGCATATCCTCGATCAGCTGCTGCGCAATGATGAGCCGCTGAATCTGGTTGCTGCCCTCGTAGATCTGGGCTCCCTTGGCGTCGCGCATGAATCGCTCCACCGGGTTGTCGCGCGAGTATCCGGCACCCCCGTAGACCTGGACGGCGTCGGTCGTCACGCGCATGGCGGTGTCGCTGGCGAACATCTTGGCCATGCTGCTGGCCGCGTTGATCGAGCCTCCGGCGTCCCGCAGGCGCGCGGCACGCCAGGTCAGCAGGCGGGACGCGTCGACCGCCACCGCCGCGTCGGCCAGGATGGCCTGGATCATCTCCTGCTCGGCGATGGGGCGGCCGAACTGGGTGCGTTGCGAGGCGTAGCGAGTGGCGTGCTCGAGCGCTGCCCGGGCGAGGCCGGTGCAGGCTGCCGCGATGCTGATCCGTCCCGAGGCGAGCGAGCCGAGGGCCACCTTGAGGCCCTCCCCCTCCGCTCCCAGACGGTCGGCCTCCGGGACCAGGGCCTCTTCGAAGACAAGCTCGGCGGCGGGGGAATCGCGGATCCCCATCTTGCGTTCGTGGCTCCCGACCCGGAAGCCGGGCGTGTCGCTGCCCACCACGAACGCCGTCACCCCATCGCGACCACGCGAGTGGTCCACCGTGCCGAAGACCACGTAGACATCCGCCTCTCCCCCATTCGTGATCCATACCTTGGTGCCGGTGAGCGTGTAGCCGTCGTCGGTGCGCCGCGCGGAGAGCGACAGCGCTGCCGCATCCGAGCCCGCGCCCGGTTCTGTCAGGGCGAAGGCGCCGAGATGAGCGCCCGACGTCATGGGGGGAAGGAAGCGCGCCTTCTGCTCATCGGTCCCGTAGGAGTAGATGCAGAGCTGCGACAGAACGTGGACCGAGAGGCTGATCGCCATGCCCATGTCGGCCGCGGCGATCTCCTCGCAGGCCAGGGCCCACGCAAAGTAGGAGAGGCCGGCGCCGCCGAGCTCCTCCGGGTACGGGATCGCCGTCAGGCCCAGCTCACCCATCCGCGTGAAGAGCCCGCGGTCGTACCACTCCTCCTCGTCGCGCTTGGCAACCGTCGTCGCCAGCTCGCGCTGGGCGAACTCGCGGGCAGTGTCTCGAACCGAGCGCTCCTCCTCACTGAGGGCGAACGGATCCGGAACGGGCGTCGCGGTGCTTGTCATCAGCCGATCTTCGTCCCCCGCTCGTCGTACTGATAGAAGCCTCGACCCGTCTTCCGCCCCAGGTGGCCCGCGGCAACCATCTGGCGCAGGAGCGGGGCGGCGCGGAACTTGGGGTCGCCGAAGCCGCGATACAGCACGTCCAGGACGCTGAGCATCACGTCGTTGCCGATAAAGTCGCTCAGCTCCAGGGGGCCCATCGGGTGGTTGAGGCCGAGCTTCGCCCCGGCGTCGATGTGATCGGCGCTGCCAGTGCCGTCCATGAGGGCGAAGACCGCCTCGTTGATGAAGGGGCCGAGCATCCGGTTGACGATGAAGCCCGGATAGTCCTTCGACTCGATCACCGTCTTGCCGAGCTCCTCGGCGAAGGCGCGGGCCGCGGCCCGGGTGGCATCATCGGTCTCGAGCCCGCGGATGATCTCGATCAGGCCCATCACCGGCACCGGTGAGAAGAAGTGCAGGCCGATGAAGCGGCCGGGCCGGTCGGTCGCGGTGGCGAGGGAGGTGATGCTGATGCTGCTCGTGTTGCTGGCGAAGATGGCGTCCGCATCGGCTGCTGAGCTGAGGGCCTGCCACGTCTCACGCTTGACCGATTCGTCCTCGAAGACGGCCTCGATCACGATGTCGTGGCCGGCTGCGCCCTCCGCACCCGCGCCGGTCGCGATCCGGGACAGCACAGCGTCGGCATCTTCCTGCGTGAGCTTGCCCTTCTCGACCTGGCCGGCGAGGTTGCCCGCGATCCGGGACTTCCCCTTCTCGGCCAGTTCAGCCGTCCGATCGGCGAGGGTCACCTGCTTGCCCGCCGCCGCGCTCACCTGCCCGATGCCGTGTCCCATCAGGCCGGCGCCGATGACGAAGACCCGGTTGAGGCTCATGGCTGAGTAGCGTACCAGCACCGATAATCCCCCCGAACCATGACGCCTGCCCCTCGGCTAGGACTCCGCGTCCTCGGCGAGCAGCCTTTCGGCGGCTGTGATCGGGTCGAGCTCGCGCGTTGCCACCGACTGCACGGTCGCCTCCCAATCGGCGTGATGCGAACCACGGCCCATCGCCAGGTCGGCGAGCGCACGGCGCACCTGGTTCCGCGCGCGGGCGGTGGCCTGCTCCGGTGAACGCGCCGTGGAGCGGTGCGCCTCGATGGCGTCCGCCAGGACGGCAACTCCCTCCGCTTTGGTTGCGGTCGTGAGCATGATCGGCGGCTTGCGGCCGACACGACCCCCCGCGGTGGACAGCATCGCGCGCAGGTGGCGTGCGGCGAGATCGGCTCCCGGACGGTCGCCCTTGTTGACGACCAGCAGGTCGGCGACCTCGAGCAGGCCGGCCTTGATGGCCTGCACCTCATCCCCCATCTCCGGGACCTCGACCACGACCGTGGTCTCCGCCAGGCGCGCGATCTCGACCTCGCTCTGGCCGGCGCCGACCGTCTCGATCAGGATCGGGTCGTACCCGGCCGCGTCGAGGGCCGCGGCGGCCATCCAGGTTGCGGCCGCGATGCCACCCAGCTCGCCGCGGCTGGCCATCGAGCGCATGAAGACGTCGCGGTCCGCCGCATGACCCATCATCCGGATCCGGTCCCCCATGATCGCGCCGCCGGTGTAGGGCGACGATGGGTCCACGGCCACGATTCCCACCCGCCTGCCGCGGCCCCGCCATTCCTCGGTGAGCGCATTGACGAGGGTCGACTTGCCGCTCCCCGGTGGTCCGGTGATGCCCACCAGGTGTCCTCCGCGCCCGGCGGCGAAGAGCTCGGGCAGCAGGTCGCGCAGGCCGGGAGCGTCGTTCTCGATCGCGGTCAGCAGACGAGCCAGCGCAAGTCGCTCACCCGCCACGGCGCCGCGCAGCAGCCCCGCGAGGTCGGCCACGACCCTCAGGCGCGCCGGCGCGCGTGCTCGCGGAAGTAGCCCGCGATCTGGCCGATGCTGGTCCCCGGGCCGAAGATCTCACCGATCCCCGCCGCCTTCAGCTTGGTGACGTCGGCATCGGGAATGATTCCGCCGGCGGCGATCAGCACGTCGTCCATGCCACGTTCGCGGCTCAGCTCGACGACGCGCGGCAGCAGGGCCATGTGCGCCCCCGACAGGATCGACATGCCGATCACGTCCACGTCCTCCTGCTCGGCGGCGTCCACGATCATCTCCGGCGTCTGGCGCAGGCCGGTATAGATGACCTCGAAGCCCTCGTCGCGCAGGCCGCGCGCGAGCACCTTGGCGCCGCGGTCGTGGCCGTCGAGCCCCGGCTTGGCGATCAGGACGCGGATCGGGATGCTGCGGGCGTCATCCATGCGCGCCGATTCTAGCGTCCGCCCTCGCCACCTCGGCTGCGCGCCCGAGCTCGGTGACCGCTGCGGCGTTGCGCGGCCACAGGTGCACGATCGCATGCTCGATCCCGAGCTCGCGGTAGGCAGCGAGGGCTCGGCCGACCTCCTCCGTGCCACCGGAGATCGCAATCTCGGGTGGGCCCTCGTCGGCAGGCTGCTGCAGCGCGGGGAACGAGACGAAGAGGCCAGCGGTGAGCGTGATCTCGGCCGGATCACGACCCTCGGCGACGCCTGCCTCGTGGAGTCGCTTTATGAGGTCCTCGAGCTCCGCGGCCGCCTCACGTCGACCGTACCAGGCAGCGTTCCACGCGTCGGCGTTTCGGGCCACGAGACCCAGCATCCGTGGGCCCTCTCCGGCGATGAGGATCCGCGGTCCATTGGGACGCGGGCCGGACGGCAGCAGCTCCGCATCGGCACGGTGCCACCTGCCCTCGAACGTCACCTTGCCAATCCGCAGGAGGGGCAGCGCGATGTTGAGCCCCTCCTCGAAACGGCCCACCCGATGGTCGAACGGGTAGTCGAACGCGTCGAACTCCGGCTCGTGCCAGCCGCCGCCGAGCCCAAGGATGAGACGCCCGGCGGAGACCTCGTCCAGCGCGGTCGTCATCTTGGCTACCAGCGCGGGATTGCGGAATGGGAGCGCCAGCACCATCGGGCCGATCTGGACCCGCCGCGTGATGGCGGCCACGGCTGTCAGGATCGTCCAGCACTCGTGAATGCCATGTGACTCGCCATCCGAGCGGAAGATGAGGTGATCGGCACCCCAGATCGAGTCGAGCCCCGCCTCCTCGGCGGCAAGCGTCATCCCGCGCAGCTCCTCCCATGCCAGCGGCCGGCCGAGCTTCTCCTGCTCGCCGAGCGGCAGCATCAGCCCCATCTTCATTCGTCCCCCTGCGCGGCCAGCCGGTCGATCGTCGCCGCCATCGCGGCATCCTTGGCGGTCAGCCCATGCGATGCCTTCGTGGTCAGCTTGAACGTCACGCGCCGCCAGTTGATCTCGATGTCCGGATGATGATCGGCCTCTTCCGCGGCATCGGCCACGCGGTTGACGAGGGCGATCGCCGCGCGGAAGGTCGGGCACTCGACTGTCCGAATCAGCCAATCTCCCTGGCGGCGCCAGTCCGGGATGGCCTCGAGCGCTGCGGCGATCCCCGCGTCGGACAGGAGCGGTGCGTAGGGCATCGGCCTAGCGGTCTGACGAGCGACCGATGAAGGTCAGGAACTCGGACCGCGTGCGGGCATCGGCCCGGAAGGTGCCGAGCATGGAGCTGGTGACCATGGTCGCTTCCTGCTTTCGGACGCCGCGCATGACCGTGCACAGGTGCGTCGCCTCGACCACGCAGCCGACCCCCTTGGGATCGAGGCGCTCCATCAGGAAGCCCGCCACCTGCTGGGTCAGGCGTTCCTGCACCTGCAGCCGGTGCGCATACATGTCCACGACGCGCGGAATCTTCGACAGGCCGATGATCCGGCCGCGCGGCAGGTAGCCGACGTGCGCCTTGCCGAAGAAGGGCAGCATATGGTGCTCGCACAGCGAGAAGAACTCGATGTCGCGGACCACCACCATCTCGTCGTAGTCGACCTCGAAGGTGGCGCTGCTGAGGAGGGCCCCCGGATCGGTGTGATAGCCCTCGGTCAGCTCGGCATACATGCGCCGGACGCGGTCCGGGGTGCCGGACAGACCCGCGCGATCGGGATCTTCGCCCAGCTCCACGAGGAGGGTCCTGACCGCCTCCGGGATCTGGCTGCCGGGTGAGCGCTCGTCCATGACCGGCATGCTAGCAGGGCACCCGCGCGGGCTAGGCGAGGGGCATTGGCGGCGGTAGACTCAAACCGCGCCCGCCGAATCCGCACGGACCGCCGCCCGTCGCCATGGTGATTCACCGACCGTCTTCTCCATCGCTGCGCCTTGCCCTGCCCCGGACCGCCGGTGATCGGCTGAGCGGGCCGCTGGGAAGGCGTCTCGACGACCGCTACCACTATCTGCGGATGGTCCTCGCCGGCGGCAAGGAGCCGATCGAGGCGGTCGTGGTGGGGCCAGGCGGGACGTGCGCGCTGACGCTGCGCGCCGAGCTGGGCCGGTACCGCAAGCGGAACGGCCACTGGTATCGGCTGAGCGGTGCGACCGATTCGTGGGTCCCGTGGGACGCCGACCGCATCACCGCCGCCCGGCTCGCCGGACGTCGCCTGGAGATGTACCTCGAGAGGGCGACGCTGCCGTCGGCGGTGACTGCCTGCCTGGTGCCGCCGCGGGGCGTGGAGATCGAATGGGACGCCGGCCAGCGGCCCGGCATCCAGGTCATCCGCGACGCGGATGCGCTCGCGGCGACGATCACGGCAGGGGGCAATCTCACCAAGGTCCAGGTCGATCGGATCGTTGCACTGCTTGATCCTCGTCAGCCGCTCCCAAAGCTGTCACGGACCGCGCGTGCCACCTGACCCACGAGGAGTCATCGGGCTGAGGGTCGTCGAGGCGATCGTGGCCGCCGTGGTGGTTGGCGGTGCGCTGCTCGCGGCGTGGGTGGAGCCTGCGGTGGCCGTG from Chloroflexota bacterium harbors:
- a CDS encoding acyl-CoA dehydrogenase family protein: MTSTATPVPDPFALSEEERSVRDTAREFAQRELATTVAKRDEEEWYDRGLFTRMGELGLTAIPYPEELGGAGLSYFAWALACEEIAAADMGMAISLSVHVLSQLCIYSYGTDEQKARFLPPMTSGAHLGAFALTEPGAGSDAAALSLSARRTDDGYTLTGTKVWITNGGEADVYVVFGTVDHSRGRDGVTAFVVGSDTPGFRVGSHERKMGIRDSPAAELVFEEALVPEADRLGAEGEGLKVALGSLASGRISIAAACTGLARAALEHATRYASQRTQFGRPIAEQEMIQAILADAAVAVDASRLLTWRAARLRDAGGSINAASSMAKMFASDTAMRVTTDAVQVYGGAGYSRDNPVERFMRDAKGAQIYEGSNQIQRLIIAQQLIEDMRRSDR
- a CDS encoding cobalamin B12-binding domain-containing protein — encoded protein: MDDARSIPIRVLIAKPGLDGHDRGAKVLARGLRDEGFEVIYTGLRQTPEMIVDAAEQEDVDVIGMSILSGAHMALLPRVVELSRERGMDDVLIAAGGIIPDADVTKLKAAGIGEIFGPGTSIGQIAGYFREHARRRA
- the meaB gene encoding methylmalonyl Co-A mutase-associated GTPase MeaB, with the protein product MADLAGLLRGAVAGERLALARLLTAIENDAPGLRDLLPELFAAGRGGHLVGITGPPGSGKSTLVNALTEEWRGRGRRVGIVAVDPSSPYTGGAIMGDRIRMMGHAADRDVFMRSMASRGELGGIAAATWMAAAALDAAGYDPILIETVGAGQSEVEIARLAETTVVVEVPEMGDEVQAIKAGLLEVADLLVVNKGDRPGADLAARHLRAMLSTAGGRVGRKPPIMLTTATKAEGVAVLADAIEAHRSTARSPEQATARARNQVRRALADLAMGRGSHHADWEATVQSVATRELDPITAAERLLAEDAES
- a CDS encoding long-chain fatty acid--CoA ligase; the encoded protein is MTTTATDEMVDAPARRLMQTEIEPLDIPAELRADSLVSLVHNSMMRNPEKEALRWKLPKTKRQVGGPPEEEAVEWTSTTYRQTWDWITQVALGLKHLGIRDGDRVCIMSRTRPAWLAADLGSLSLGAVTCPIYPSVEPNQAAFVINNVEARLIFVENLQQAAKIDQVRAQCPTLEHVVVIDDRGRLPAGAISFDDIFDLATADVGEIREWSETWRGYGRDKVATIVHTSGTTANPKGVVLTHGNILHNFEGGVQAVDFNENDLFLSFLPLSHMTERAAGQIVPLGRGCTIAYAEPAIERLAANMAEVRPTVMVAVPRLYERLYARVLSTVEAGPALRQRIFGWALGLGRAKYANHLAGRPNSAWLRLQLKVADRLVFHKITARTGGRVRYFVSGGAPLSQEIGEFFYAMGMLILEGYGLTETAPLLTINRPGDFKFGTVGRPVAETQIRIDPGTGEILARGPQVMKGYHNQPEETARVIDADGWFHTGDIGELDSEGRVLITDRLKNIIVLGNGKNVAPAPMEIAILTSRYIAQALILGDNQPYTGVLLVPDFDQLGTWAAANGMAEIPPEQLVGEKAVQKLMEGEVKAKLDGFAIYERPRRVALLPRLLSEEEGELTPSLKIKTRVVVAKWEDKVAHLFGEDEKE
- a CDS encoding 3-hydroxyacyl-CoA dehydrogenase NAD-binding domain-containing protein; the encoded protein is MSLNRVFVIGAGLMGHGIGQVSAAAGKQVTLADRTAELAEKGKSRIAGNLAGQVEKGKLTQEDADAVLSRIATGAGAEGAAGHDIVIEAVFEDESVKRETWQALSSAADADAIFASNTSSISITSLATATDRPGRFIGLHFFSPVPVMGLIEIIRGLETDDATRAAARAFAEELGKTVIESKDYPGFIVNRMLGPFINEAVFALMDGTGSADHIDAGAKLGLNHPMGPLELSDFIGNDVMLSVLDVLYRGFGDPKFRAAPLLRQMVAAGHLGRKTGRGFYQYDERGTKIG
- a CDS encoding 4a-hydroxytetrahydrobiopterin dehydratase, whose protein sequence is MPYAPLLSDAGIAAALEAIPDWRRQGDWLIRTVECPTFRAAIALVNRVADAAEEADHHPDIEINWRRVTFKLTTKASHGLTAKDAAMAATIDRLAAQGDE
- the folE gene encoding GTP cyclohydrolase I FolE, translated to MDERSPGSQIPEAVRTLLVELGEDPDRAGLSGTPDRVRRMYAELTEGYHTDPGALLSSATFEVDYDEMVVVRDIEFFSLCEHHMLPFFGKAHVGYLPRGRIIGLSKIPRVVDMYAHRLQVQERLTQQVAGFLMERLDPKGVGCVVEATHLCTVMRGVRKQEATMVTSSMLGTFRADARTRSEFLTFIGRSSDR
- a CDS encoding LLM class flavin-dependent oxidoreductase; translated protein: MKMGLMLPLGEQEKLGRPLAWEELRGMTLAAEEAGLDSIWGADHLIFRSDGESHGIHECWTILTAVAAITRRVQIGPMVLALPFRNPALVAKMTTALDEVSAGRLILGLGGGWHEPEFDAFDYPFDHRVGRFEEGLNIALPLLRIGKVTFEGRWHRADAELLPSGPRPNGPRILIAGEGPRMLGLVARNADAWNAAWYGRREAAAELEDLIKRLHEAGVAEGRDPAEITLTAGLFVSFPALQQPADEGPPEIAISGGTEEVGRALAAYRELGIEHAIVHLWPRNAAAVTELGRAAEVARADARIGAHG